The Cylindrospermum stagnale PCC 7417 genome segment TATATAGTATTTATGTACCATATAAAAATGGCGCATCCAAAGAGGATTCCTGAATAGCTTTTATAAAAAAACCATGATTATAGGCTTAATGCATTTGATTATTTTGCTTGTAACTCAGTTCAAATTTTGAGTTCAACAACCTTACACTTTCGCTAGAAACTACCCATTCATAATATAGGGTGAAAGTCCCTTTGCTTGCACTCAACACTCAGTAATTGCCATAAAATCTGGCTTATCCTAGGTTGTGTCTTTGGCATTTCTAATTACTGAATTACATCAAATTGATTTACTGAAATTGTACTTCAGCTAACGATACTTTACATTTATTTACAAATATATTTTTTGTCACCCTCTCAAGGCAGATTTATCTCTACCGATAGACCTTTGATAATCGTCCACAAGAAGTGCTTCTGGTTTGTACCCACAGGCAGAAAGCAGTTTTGTATGCAAAAGCTACATTGAAGTTAAGCACCAAGTTGTTGAAGACAAAAAATATGGAAACTCGCTCTACTACTGATTTACCGCCAGTTGCTACAGAATACAACGGCAGAGATCGCAATGAATTTCTGTTTGGCTCAACTCCCCAAGCCGAACTCTGGAACGGTCGTTTGGCAATGATTGGTTTTCTTGCTTATTTACTGTGGGACTTAGCTGGCTATAGTGTCCTTCGGGACGTATTGCACCTGATTGGCTACTAATAAGATTCAACCAAAACCCGCTTGATTTTGGAGACAAAAAAATGGAAACTCGCTCTTCTACCGATTTACCACCTGTTGCTAAAGCCTACAATGGTATAGATCGTAACGCCTTTGTCTTTGGCTGGAATCCCCAAGCTGAATTGTGGAACGGTCGCTTGGCAATGATTGGCTTTCTAGCGTACTTACTTTGGGATTTAGCAGGCTTTAGCGTTCTACGTGACGTGCTGCATTTCATCAGATATTAGTGAGAGAAATTTGTCCAGACGGATCGCAGTCTTATTGATTACCAATTAATCAAAAAAGTCACTTACACTGTAGGTGGCTTTTTTGTATTATTAACAAATCGACTTCTGGTGTGGCTTACAGCTATTTTCAAATAAATGAACCACTTTCTCGGAAATTAAAATCCCTGTAGAGATGTTGCATGCAACGTCTCTACACCGTGGTCTAAATAAATGATTTCTGCTGTAATATATATTTTATTGTCTCACACTCCAGAAAAGAGAAGAATGAGGTTGGTAGGGTAGATAAGTTTACAGCATTTTTCAGGTAAATGAAGTGCACGGGTAGACAACATTGTTGTCTACGATAATCTGTATCTCACCAAGTTGCAATCTGCTGTAAGTTGATAGCGTGTGATAATGGTGATGTTGTAGACTTGGATAACAAAACATATAAGATTGTCAAACCAAAAAACTTTCCATACAAGTAAGGCATTACATTAAAACTAAAAAAGATGACAAACAATATAATTGAGAGGATTGAAAAATTTAACAAAGGACGTAACCCAGAACGGCTGAAGTTAAAATACAAGAATATGCGTGATGATGTATTTACTTTTTATCGCGGAACTTGCCATTTATTTTATGAAGACTTTCCTAAAGATTCACCTTTAAATGCAGCGCCGTCAGCTTGGATTTGTGGCGACTTGCACCTAGAAAACCTGGGCAGTTATAAGGGGAATAACCGATTAGTTTATTTTGATATTAATGATTTTGATGAATCTTGTCTTGCTCCCTGTACCTGGGATGTGGTAAGAGCTATTACAAGTATAATAGTTGGTTCTCAGGCTCTGGGAGTAAATGAATCAGAAGCACTGCATTTAAACAATCACTTTCTTGATGCCTACACTAATGCTTTGGCGAAAGGAAAGGCTAGGAGTGTGGAGAAGGAAACTGCTAAAGGTTTAGTTAAAGATTTATTAGAAAGTCTCAAGAAACGCGATCGCCAAAGGTTTCTAGATGAACGCACCAAAGAAAAGAAAGGCAAGCGGCGCTTAATTATTGACAATAAACGGACTGCTGAAGCCACGGAGTCAGAGCAGCATAAAGTCAAAGAACTAATCGCTGCTTGGCATAAATCTTCACAACAAGATGCGGATTTTTACCATGTTTTGGATGTGCAACAGCGAATAGCTGGTACGGGTAGTTTAGGGTTAGAACGTTACGTAATTTTGGTGGAAGGTAAAGGTTCTCCTGATGAGAATTATCTATTAGATTTTAAGGAAACACGAAATAGCTCATTGCAAGACTATTTAACACTACCGCAGCCGCAGTGGGAGAGTCCAGCAGCGCGGGTAGTTGCGCTTCAAAAACGACTGCAAGGAACTTCACTGGCGCTGTTGGAGGCGATAGTTGATGGTGATAAGTCTTATGTGTTGCGGGAGTTGCAACCAACACAAGATAAGGTGAATTTAAAAGCTTGGGATGGGAAGTTGGGACGTTTAGAAAAGTTGATGCAGACAATGGGTGAAGTGACGGCGTGGGATCAATTGCGTAGTAGTGGTAGACAAGGTTCGGCTACAGCAGATGATTTAATTAACTTTGCTCACTCGTCTGATTGGCGCGATGAACTCCTGAAGTATGCCAGCAGCTATTCTCAGCGTGTAGAACAAGATTATCAGGAGTTTTGTCAAAAATTATGAGCAAAACCCCTGTATTCCCATCCCGTCAGTAGTCAGGAAGCATGTTTTTCAAAGTGGTAAATAGCAATGCCAAAACTGCGGTGACACAACTTTAGAGGCTAGTACCGCTTTGTCGGAATTAAAAATTAACAATTAAAAAAGCAGATTCCACAAGCTTTTGAGTTGAATTTCACTGGTTAGTTATTTTTGCCGCGCTGCACTAGTTGGCCTAATGACCATATTATCCCCTCGGCTCGTGGTGGTCAAAATGAGATTAGCAATCTACAAACTCTCTGCTTTATCTGCAACCAGCAGACAAAACTGACCCCCGCTTCCAGCGATATTTTCAGCTTTAGGCTAGGATAAACTGTTATTCTCTCAGGTTTTATGCCTAAAAAACTGGATAATTCCCGAAGATTTCCCAAATTAATTCCCGCTTTCCTGTACTTTTTCGCGGTTATAGCTGTTTTAGTCGCTGCCTTTCCTTGGCTGTATGAGATAAAAACAAAGGCGGGAATCGATATCTCACACAGTCGCCATGCCGGCACTTTTTTTGAGAAACATACTCATGGACTGTTTAAGTGTGAGTGGCTTTATCCATATCATTGCAAACGACCAAGAAGTTAATTATTACATTTATTATCTCGAAGATCCCCCAAGACTTGGGGGATCTGAGTTAATCTTTCTAATGGTGATTGTATTGGCAAAACTCCAATTACAACTTATTCAAAATCATGCTCACATCAACGGCTAACTTTTGTCCCAACTTCAGCAATTGACGAGATTGAGTCGCATCTGCTTCTTTAGCTAAGGTGGTGAGACACAGAGGTAAGATTTGACTGTGCAAACGACTGAAGTATAGTTCCTGGGATCGATGTAGAGAAATGCCAAGATTTAGCTGATATCCTACATCAATCAGTCGTTCTAACCTTTGGATATCTGCATCAAAGCTACCATTGGCTTCATGCAACAAATTCCAAAGCGATCGCACAATTAACTGTTCTAATATCTGCTTACCTTCAGGGATATTCAGCCGACAACGCAGATGTTTGGCTTCGGTGGCGATCGCTTCTAGCTCGGCGATGTGATTGTAACTTAATTGCGGTTCGGTGATATCTTGCTCTAGCGATCGCAATGTTGTCATACAGCGATAGCCTAAAGCAATCTCTGCTGCTACCTGCAATTCTTGCGGCACCTCTAATTCATCCCGATGGAACGCCATAATCACACCGTAATTATCACGATACGCTTGGGTATAGAGTTGGTCTAAGCGTGAAAGTGTTTCCTGACTTAACAGCCGCATAATTCGGTGGCGTTCTTCCGCAAACAGATTCTGCAAACTAAAAGTTTCATTCCCAAAAATCTGCGTCATTACCAAGATGCATTGAGCCGCACTCGCTTGTTTCAGCGCCCCAAACAGCTTTTCTTTCAATTGGCTGTAGTCGCGCCTGCCGGTAAATTGTTGAATACAGCAATGGAAATCCCAGCCCCCTAAATGAAGCACAGCAAACACCAAATGTTCACTTTCCCAGGTAATTTCTGACACCAGCTTTAAATGACCTACCACCATAGTCAACGATCCCATGCGTTGCATTTGGTAATCTAACTCATTGGCGTTGTAGCAATAAACGCGATTTTGGCAAGCATGCGGGCTGGTGTTAGCCGCATCTTGTGGTGAGGAATTTTTGTGATTTGTAAATAGGGAAGTAATCGCGTAATGGGCAGCGACTTGCTTAAAACCAATTTGGGCAGTTAGCACCAGTTGGCGATAAATTTCACCCCCATGTCTAAAGTGTTCCACATTACTAGGAGCTAAACCCAGGCGTTTCAGGAAGCCTTTTTCTAGCTGCACACCCGCCACATCTCCCGCCAATTCTAAAGCACGGGAGGCGTAACGCAAAATTTGTGTTCCTTCTGGGCGGGAAATTTCTTCAAAAAACCAGCCGCAACTGGTGTACATCAGCAAAGCATGACGCTGCATTTCCAACAGCCGCAGGGCGTCTACCTGTTCGGCGGCTGTAAGTTTGTGGTTTTGATGGCGTCCGAGGAAACGGCTAACATTAGCAGGAGAGCGATCGCGCAACACCTGAATATATTCATCCCTTGCTTGCCAGGGATCACTAAATAACTGCTTACCTTGCTCCTCATACACCGCTATGAGCTGATCCCGCAGCCAATTGAGCGCATTTCGCAAAGGACGACGCCATTTTTGATGCCAAACGCCCCCTTCACCACCGCAGCCACAATCCTCTTGCCATCTGTCTACGCCGTGGGCGCAACTCCAGGCTGTGATTGGTTTTAATTCAACTTCCCAAGTGGGAGTATTTAAGCTGAGGTAGTGGGCAAAGTTCGTCACAGTCCAACCGTGATCAGGAAACTCGCCAGTAAAGGCATAAGCTAAAGTTTTTTCGGTACCTTTTTTGTGATGCCCAAAGGTTTCGCCATCCGTGGCCACAGAAATTAATTGTGCTGGACGATGATCCCCACGCACTGCCGAACCGATGCGTCCGGCAAAGTGACTGGAATTATAAACAACATCGCTAAAACCCATATCGCGGGATATCGGGCCATCGTAGAAGAAAATATCAATATAAGGTAATCCCTCTGTACTTTCCTGCTTTGAGGCTTTGCCGTTGCTGGTGACGCTGGGATTCAAAGGTGAAGATGGACAACTGAGGCTAGGCTTCAAATAACAACGATAGGGACGGGTGGGATCAATCTGATTACCACCAACTTCATGCCATTCAGGATGGGGATCATTCTTCGTGGGTAGGAGACGACAACGCTGTGCTTGAGATGGTGCCAGCACCACAAAGCGAATCCCTTCCGCTACCAGAATTTCTAGAGTGGCATAGTCTACAGCAGTTTCTGCCAGCCACATACCTTCGGGATCACGTCCAAACCGGGATTTGAAGTCTTCTTGACCCCAACGAATTTGGGTATATTTATCGCGTTCGTTAGCCAAAGGCATGATGATGTGATTGTATACTTGCGCGATCGCATTTCCATGACCTTGCAAACGCTGCGAACTCGTCACATCCGCCTCCAAAATCCGCTGATACACCTCCACATCGTGGCGTTCCAACCACGACATCAGCGTTGGCCCAATATTAAAGCTCATGTACTCATAATTATTCACGATCCCCACAACTTCGCCTCGGTCATTTAGCACCCTGGCAAAGGCATTTGGGCGATAGCATTCCCAGTGAATGCGCTCATTCCAGTCATGGAAAGGTGCCGCACTCGGTTGGCGTTCAATCGCGTCTAGATAAGGGTTTTCTCGTGGTGGCTGGTAAAAATGACCATGAACCGTTACATAAACACCTGTAGCTGTTTTTAGGGGATCGCTATCAGGGGTGGGTTGATTATCTTGGTGTAATGTGAATCTTGAGCCAGAGCTAACTGGCAATTCAGCAGCTGAAGTCATATGTATTGATCCAAAAAAAACTTGCAGTTGTGCCAAAAATATTGTAAATGTACCTGTTTACAGTCCCTAGAACCTAAATTCCGGTATATACAACTATGGGATACAACTAAATTTTCGCGAAATGTAGTCTTAGTCTTGCGGGAAATCTGCGTTATCGCACAGCCCGTTCCCCGAAGAACCAAAGTAAACAGCAATTCAACAACAGACTTAGGTAGGGGTTTTTCTGATTAGCAGCGCCAATGAGCTATTCATTTTAATGGTCTTTCAAACCATTAAACCCCATTTTTGGTGTAAAATCCGGGCTAAAATTCATAGTTTTGCAACAAAAGATTGCAACATCTCAGTAAATCGCAATTATATTTTACACATCTCTCACCCAACTGGCTTGACGTACTCCCCCGGCTGAAGCATGGGGGCTTGACGCTTCACGAGTCTTAAAAATTCTCAGTGGCTCCACAGACGCTTGAGACTATTGTAAAACTTTGCTCATTTTATAGACATTTATAGCTAGGCATAGTAAGGGTTACACCTGCTTTCTTAAAGGCTGAGATATTTATCTATGCTTTTAGAAACTATCCTAGTAGTGCTGAGTTTCTCCTTCAAAAAAATCAAACCAATTCTTTAATCTCCATTCAAAACTCAAGACTCAGCACTCAAGACTGCTTCCTGTAACTGATTACCCACAATTCGAGATGACAAATGTCCGGTAAAAACATTATTTTGTTCGTTCTGTTACTGTTTATACCAGTTTCCCTAGCAGCCCACTTTCTGGAGTGGGGTGACTTAATAGTTTTCATCACAGCAGGATTAGCAATTCTCCCCCTAGCAGCTTGGATGGGTACAGCTACAGAAGAAATTGCTGTCGTAGTTGGGCCCACCTTAGGAGGATTATTGAACGCCACCTTTGGCAACGCTACAGAACTAATCATTGCCCTAGTGGCCCTGAATGCTGGTTTAGTGGATGTAGTCAAAGCCAGTATCACGGGATCAATTATCGGTAACTTATTATTAGTGATGGGTCTTTCCATGCTTTTGGGCGGACTGCGCTACAAAGAACAGACATTTCAGCCAATTGTGGCGCGGGTGAATGCTGCTTCTATGAATTTAGCCGTAATTGCCATCCTGTTGCCCACAGCAATGAACTTTTCTTCTCTAGGAATTCCCGCAAAAACGCTGCAAAATCTCTCTCTTGCCGTTGCCGTAGTCTTAATATTAGTCTATGGTCTGACGCTGCTATTTTCGATGAAAACCCACGCCTATCTATATGACATAGGTGTAGCAGAGATAGAAGCAGAGGGTCTCCCCCATGAAAAACCTAACGTTTTGTTGTGGAGTGGTGTGCTGCTAGTCTGCACTCTCTTAGTAGCTATTGAATCAGAATTACTAGTCGGTGCGTTGGAAGTAGCCACATCTCAACTAGGTTTAACGGCACTATTTACAGGGGTGATTTTAGTTCCCATCGTGGGTAACGCCGCTGAACACGCTACAGCAGTCACCGTAGCCATGAAAGATAAGATGGATCTTTCTGTTTCTGTGGCTGTGGGTTCAAGTATGCAGATTGCCCTATTTGTCGCTCCAGTTTTAGTTATTGCTGGGAGGATAATTGGTCAACCAATGGACTTGGATTTCAACCCCTTTGAATTAGTTGCTGTGGCTGTGTCGGTATTGATTGCCAACAGCATTAGTTCCGATGGTAGGTCAAATTGGCTGGAAGGTACTTTGCTCTTAGCTACCTATACAGTTTTGGGCTTTGCCTTCTATTTCTTTCCAGTCCCTTAATCGATTTTTAGGGTAATTATTGCCAGACCGCTCGCCTTTGGCGAGCGCTCTGCGCCATCGCTTCAGGTTAGTTTAGCTCGGAGCGATCGCTTTTTGTAAATTGGTAATTTATTGATTTCAGTATCTCTAAGCCAAAATATTGTCAATAATTCAGACAATTTGCTCTTACTGCAACAGTTGATTTAAGTGTTGTATTTTACAACCAACGCCAGCATGACAGAGAGAAATAGCCCACAATCAGAGAAAATTATGCTGATTTGACTAGGGGATAATTTCCCTCAAGCCAAACTATTACATGTTTCTTTTGATAATTGTCAGTATACAATATTCCGGAATAGTTCAATTTTAAATGTCAGAATAAATAGTGGCTTTAGCAAAATGAACTACGATGACTGAAATTGACTTGCCAATGACAGGCGTGTTAAATACAAAACAACCATATTTGTCAGAGCAGCGATCATTTCAGCAAGAAAATGGTGTGCAGAAGTTCACAAATAGTCAGTTATCTCAGTCAGTTCCTGCTGCTCAAATCACACCACCTGAATTCATCCAAATAAACGGAACTTCCCAAACTAGACTATCAGCACTCGCCATCAAGAAGAATAAAATACTTCAGAAAATCATTAACAAGTACCTATCTTCAGAATCTTCTACCTTAGCGGATGCCCAAAATCTCCAAGGGAGTGACAAAGACGACACAAAAATCGCCATAAGATCTCAAAAGTTTAATAGTCAACCCTTGCCAATCTTAAGTTTTGGTACTTCAGGTATTTCCGTTAGAGTCTTGCAACGGTTGTTAGTGTCTAACGGCTATGGAATTCGAGTTGATGGGGTTTTCGGACCACTGACCGAAATAGCTGTCAAAGCTTTTCAAAATCAACGAAATTTAGGAGTAGACGGAATAGTTGGTCAAAAAACCTGGGGCGCGTTGACAATCTAAGTCGGTGGGTTAATTGTTGATTATTAAGTACTCCCTTGCCCAAATTAAATTACTAAAACTTGCAGACTTGGTTTGATGACTCAATCCAAGCATTTCAAATGGGAAGGGAGGGATCAGGGGATCTACCGATACTTATGTTGCTCTAATAGTTGTTGCGCCCTAGGTTTATAAATTAAATAGAATAAAGCCTCAATATAACGTAACAAATCTTCTCTCTTCTCCTTCGAGGTAAAATTCCAAAATCCATAAATCCGCGCTAATGATAGCAGTTTGGTAGTGTGAATTTTCCAGGTATATGCACTGTAAACTCTTTTAATTGCTGCCTGGGAGATTACACCCCAAGAATTGGGATCACGTTTGCATTTTGTGATAAATTTGAGAATTTTTGCCGCTGTTTCCTCGAAATTTGTTGGGTTAATATAAAAGCCATTCACCTGATCTTGAATAATTTCCTGTGGGCCACCAAATTGTGTAGCAAAAGTTGGTAGTCCGCAAATCATCGCTTCTAATATTGTCAAACCAAAAGCTTCAAATAAAGCTGGTTGCACAAAAATTCCCCGGTGGTCAGCAATTACTCTGTAAATTTCGCCTGAATCACTTTTAGATAGACGCACACCCAACCAGCGAATCTTGCCGTAGAGATTATACTTTTCAATGATGCGATAAAGTTTAACAATTTCGTCCCGTTCTTCGTTATCATTTGATTCTTCCACACGCAACTTACCCGCCACCAAAATTAAGTTACAATGCTCCTGCAATTCTAGGCTTTTCCCAAAGCATTCTGCTAACCCAGTGAGATTTTTAATCCGGTCGAGACGTGCCATTGAGAAGATTGGGCGTTTGCTGGGTTCATCGAGTTTACCGAATATTTGACTAGAATCTTCTAGGGTGAAGAGCTTTTCTGTAAGACGTTGGCGATCGCTTTCTACTCGGTCTTGAATTTGTGAGTAAGGAAAATAGTAATTTTCATTCACTCCAGGCGGTACTACATTAAACTTAGGACTAAATAATTTAATTCCATCAACTACGTGGTATAAGTCTGGCATGGTGAAGCATTTATAAGATTCATACTGACCTACACTATCCGGTGTGCCCACAATTTCTTGGTAGGTGCTGCTGATGATAAAATTAGCAGCATTCATCGCCAGCAAATCAGCAGTGAATTGCAAGGAGAAATGATATTTATCATCCAAATCTTGCCAGTAGAGGTTACTAAATAAGTATTTAGATTTTTCCAAAGCATGGGCAATATTGCACTGAGTAACTTTCATCCGTCGCGCTAATAAAAACGCCACTAAGTTGCCATCAGAATAGTTACCCACAATTAAGTCGGGTCTACCGTTAAATTCTGCCCGTAGTTCTCTTTCTGCATCAATAGCGTAAGTTTCTAGATAAGGCCAAAACTCAAACCGAGAAATCCAGTTTTGAGTCATGTGAAGATTGAAATCCCGCAAAGGCACTCGCAAAATCCAAGCGTTTTCGGTACCGTGGACTTTTTCTAGCCGCTGATTACAAAGGGTGCCATCACTATGAGGAATTAGGCGAGTGAGAATAATCACCTTTGGCTGGACATTTAGTCCTTGCAAACCAGCTAGCATGGCATCTTCTTGCAGCTGCTTTTCTAAACTTTTTGCCTGGTCTAGGACATAAACTACCTGACCACCAGTATCGGGACGCCCCAAAACTCCCTCTTGTCCAAACCAGCCGTGGGGGGACACCAAGACAATTTTAAAAATCATCGGGATACGAGAAATGAAGGCTTCTAGTAGCTGGGGGTCGGGAGAGTCGATTAATTCATCAAGAATGTTCAGACTTTCCCGTACACGTTCGGCTGTGTTACCCCATCCTGGTTCAAAACCCAACATTTGCAAAGCATATCGGAATTCTTCGTAGGGTTGATCATTGGGGAGATCGCTTACAAGGTCTATCGCTTCCTTAACTTGCTGCGAAAGCTGTTGCTGTGATTGAATGCGATTGCTAATTAGCAACTGGACACCATTGTATTGGTGTAGATTCAAGAAAAGATACAAGCTTTCTAGCCATTGCTGCGAATCTTGTGAGAGTTTGCTGGATAGGTAACGGTTGAGAAACTGTACACCCTTGCCAATCTGTTTCGGGTCGCGCATTAGCGGGGTATAGTCATAAAACGGGCCAAAATCGAGTTCTAGCAAGTCACCTTCGTAAGGATGAAATTTGTTCACGAAGCGATCGCGTAAATCTAGTAATTCCTGCACCGTCATCGCCTCAAGGCTCAAATCTGCTGTCAACCGATAAATTTCTTGACTGGCAATCTTGGGGCGGATAATGAAATAGAAGTTCGAGTCCTCTAGAATAATCTCTTGAGTATAGTAAATTAGTTTATCTAAGTTAGAAGAAATGTAAAAATTATCTGGATTTTGGGACTTGGAGTAATATTCGCTATAAACATTAAGTATGTCGTTACGCAGCAGATACTTCTTTTTTTGCTGGCGTAATTCACTAAGTAATGAACGTAAATTGTTCTTTTCTTCGCTATCTAGAACTGTTTGAAGTAACTCAGACATGATCATCTCACCAGGCTAGGTTATGACTAAGCGGATTAACACGAATAAATCTCTCCCAGGAGCAACCGCCCTCCAGAAGGCATATCAAATCGTGTTCATCCTTACCTAAAATATCGATGTCTAAGTATTTTTGGCACTAACGAAAGGAGTACAATTTTAGTTTCTTTAGATAGATGTCAAGAAAAACAGTTGAATCAAAATCAAATCACTGTCTGTCACGTCTTGATGCGCTTAGGGAATACCAAAAAATAAATGTAAGTCCTAATATTTATAATTTAAGCTAATAGAACACCTAGATTTAACCGCTCATCTCTATGAGAAGTAACACTGCTCTGTCTGCCTAAGCGAATAAATTATTATTTATACAGGGCGAACGATGGGACTTGAACCCACGAATGGTGGTACCACAAACCACTGCCTTAACCACTTGGCTACGCTCGCCATTCACTCCCTGAGTATAGCATACCTCTGGGAAATTGATCCAGTTTTTTTTTGCAAGGAACGGACTCAGTTAATCTAGAGTCTTGGAGTGTAACGACTACAGCGAATTACATTTGGGAAATATGAAAGTTTTAACGATTATTACATGTGTGGCAGCAGCAGGACTCGCCACCTTGGGGGTGATAATGGCGAAGACAAATCCCGATCAGCCTAAATATGAAGAGTATGCGGTACAAGGGTTGACCAAATATTTAAAGTCCGATGTTTGTAAAAAAACGCCCAATCTGTTAGAAAATTTAATCAAAGTAAATTGCAATAAGTTGGTTGATACAGCTAACCCGCAAATCCGGGAAATCATTGCTGCAACTACGGTTAGGCAAAATTACATGATTTTTAGTGTTTACCGTACAGATTTAAAACTTAATTCTTGGGTACCTTCTTACAAATTTGAGACGGTAGGAGCATTTGATAATTTTTATACTTATAGCTCCGAACAGCAGTAAATCTAGGCGCGGAGAGTGTGCTAGTAGTTGGGAATACTTAAATATAGAAATCTCTGGAAATTCCCCACTTTTTGATGAGCTTCTGTACTAACCTTGACTGTCTTTACCCACACAACCCCGATCCGGCTCGATTTTGTACCAGTTGTGGTAAGCCACTGTTGCTCAAAGACCGCTATCGCCCGCTTCAGCCCATTGGACGTGGTGGCTTTGGCAGAACGTTTTTAGCTGTGGATGAACACCTTCCCTCCAAACCCAGGTGTGTAATCAAACAACTTTGTTTTCCAGAGGCAGATGGGGAAAGCTTTCGTAAAGCAGTGGCATTATTTCGCCAGGAAGCAGTTCGCCTAGATGAGTTGCGGCATCGCCAAATTCCCCACCTGCTGGCGCACTTTGAACAAGAGAATCGGTTGTATTTGG includes the following:
- a CDS encoding DUF4359 domain-containing protein, with translation MKVLTIITCVAAAGLATLGVIMAKTNPDQPKYEEYAVQGLTKYLKSDVCKKTPNLLENLIKVNCNKLVDTANPQIREIIAATTVRQNYMIFSVYRTDLKLNSWVPSYKFETVGAFDNFYTYSSEQQ